A stretch of DNA from Desulfosarcina ovata subsp. ovata:
CTTCCGATCCTGCTATCAAGTGCTCAAGAGTTGAAAGCAGGTTGCCATGCTGTGAAAAGCATACAGACAAGTGACACCATAGGCCGTTGTCGTCGAACTTGGCGACTTTATCCAGGGTGTAGTATCTGCCCCCATGTGAGTAACTTGATCGATACGACAATTGTTTAAGTTTTCTAAAAGCCGTCATATCGACATCGGTGCCGAGCACTGTCTTAATCTCTTTTAACGTGCTGATTTTTTGACGTATTAAAAACTGCTCCAGGTCTTTTGATTGATATTTTTGAATGTTCATAATGTTATAGTGTCAACTTTAAATTGTTATATAGTTGACACTATAACATTTAAACCGCAGAGCGTCAAACAATCAAAGTCCTGTAACGCACCATATTTTAATAGTTTATTGTCGCAAACAATATTTTTAATAGATATTTGGATAAATTTAAAATGTTAGCATATCACCTTAATAGACGAAGTTATTTATAGGCTGTTCCTTAACAAATCATGCGGCAAAGCTATTTCAATTTTTCTTAGGTGTCAATCATTTTGTAATAAGTACCTGTCCCTTTATCTCTTCTAAACATCCATGAGATCGCAGCCCCAGATTTTTTACCGAGAAAGGCCCTTTCGAATTTCGCCCAGCATACGGTACGCGTTACAAAAATTGCCATTATACAGAAAGCCAGCCACGACTTTTGGATTTTCGAAATTTTCGCCTTAGCGTCGTATTTTTTTATCACCCCATCAAGCTCTTCGATGTAAATGATTACAAAAGGCAAAGGATCGGATATGAACATAAGGTCCCTTTTTGCTTTATGGTCGATATGACTCATGGCAAAGTAAGGTTTTCCGATCTTTATTTGACAGGCTTGCGAGCCTTTGTCCAGTGATATTTGTGACTTATCATGAAATTTTTGATGGTCTATGGGATTTATTTGCTGTAAGTTTCGCATTGGGGGCGGCCAGCTTTTAGAGCGGTGAAGGTTCTCGTAGGGACGAGACTGGAGCTTTATCTGCTGACTCGCCCCCTCTCCTTCAAAATATTAACCAGAAAAAACTTGATCATCGAGTATTAGTGTGTATATTAACGTGTATATAACCACACACTTTTCAGAGGGCTATATGAACACACAGAAGGTTCGACTGAACATCACATTGCCAAAAGACCTGGTCAACATGGTAGATCGAATGACCGGCACAAAAAAACGTAGCATGTTTATTGCCGAAGCCATCGAGCTTAAAGTGAAACAGACCCAAAAAAAGATTCTGGAAAAACAACTGGCAGAAGGTTACCAGGCCTGCCAAAAGGAAAGCATTGATATTTCATCGGAATTTGAAGTCGCGGACTTGGAAGGCTGGGATGAATATTAAACGGGGAGAAATTCATTTGGCCGCTCTGGACCCGACTATTGGTCGGGAAATTGCTAAAACAAGGCCCGTCGTGATCGTTTCAAATGATGTTAACAATCAATATTCCGGGACAATTACTGTTCTCCCGATCACTTCAAAAAATTTAAAAAAAATCTATCCATTCGAGGCGATTCTCTCCAAGGGTTCCGGAAATCTTCCCAAAAACTCAAAGGTAAAAGCAGATCAGATACGCACCCTCGACAAACATAGGATTATAAAACGCATTGGCCGGTTAAGCGATGGAGACATGGTCGGTGTCGATACTGCCCTAAAAATACATCTTGGAATTTAATTCGATATGATTTAAGAGTGTTATTTTACGATGTCAGCCAAGAACCATCAGCTTGATAGTCTGTGCTTGCCCCCGTGGATCTGCCTGTCCTGTTAAAATCTGAATGACACCACCCTTAACGCCCCCATCCGTGTCCCATTAAAAAGTCTCCATCCGGCGGCTGCGATGAACTATCCGTGACCGTCCATATGTGTCCGCAGCTAAATAATTTCTGAGAGCCGCTTCAAAGAAAACACCCCATCCAACCCCTTCACCGACTTGGGTTTCTTCTCATGCTTGGATTGGAAAAGATGTTTAAATTGCTGGTAGGTACCAGACACGAATTCCCGCGATCCAATAATCCCGGAATCCGTGAAATACCGCGTCCGGTATAAAAACCGTTCCTTACGACCAATCTCGAAGTTCCGTTCTCGTTCTTCGGTTACGATTTTTTCCGGTATCGTCTTGGTATAGGGCTTGTCCGCTTGCGGGATCGCTCCGGTTTCATACACATATTGCCGGTAAAGCCGCACCCTCTCTTTTTCACCGTTAACACTGAATTGCTTCAAGCCGAAATCGGTGGACAGGAAATTTTCTTTGTTGTTCGTCTGAATATGGTATCCGAGCGAATTCCAACGGTAATCCTCCGGACGTTCCACGATACCGGCCCGTACCGGATTGAGGTCAATGTAGGCCAGACAATTGATGAGTGTCTCGCCCTCCTCTACAATCACGCTTTTGAACCGATCGCCCCAAAAGTAGCCTCGGCGGCCATGGCGTTTATTGTAAAACCGGGTGAAATTGACTTTGATTTCGCGCATGAATTCGGAAAGACTGGCAAGCTTTTGACGAACAAACGGCAACCGTCCTTCCCAGGCCACAGCCCTCTTTTCACCATAAAATTGAACTAACCGTTCTTTCACCGCCTCATCTGTGAATTCGTGCTCAGGAAGCATCTTAACCAGCAGGTGGAAATGATTATCCATCAGGGTGAACCCAAAGACTTCAGTGAAAAACAAACTGCTCATCCGTTTGATCAGACCCAGCAGATAATCTTTCTCGAAAGCCTCCAGCGGAAATCCATCCAGCGCAGTTCTGGACATTACATGATAAACTGCTGTCTGATTTTGCACAATCATTCGGGATACACGCGGCATGAGGACCTCTCCTTCCATCCCAACCAATCAAACCAATGAAACAAATAAAATTAACATAACAGATAGTTATTTATTTCTATTTTCAAGCCATTTTTTCAAAGAAGCCTGGCTTTCTCCGGATGGTTTGCCGGTCAATATACTTTCAACACTAATGTCTTCATCAACGTTTTCCCAGTGAATGCCATGCCCTTTTCCAATTAGGCGCCAATTCGCCCGTTCCTCCTTGCTTGCGTGCAGCAATCTCGGATACCATGCAATCGGCACTGATACTGTTCGACCGTCCTCCAGTTCGACAGTAAGCGTATCTTCGTCAATAAACACACTTACAGCATGGGGAACATCCTTTTTAACTGCCAAAGTAGCCATTCCAAGCCTCCATCAATTCAATTTGGTGCTCTCTTATGATGTTCAAAATACGACCCATTTCGGATCGATTGAATCCTCCACTATTTTCAAGTCTGATTGGGTCAAGCCAGATTTTGGCAATATTATCCTCTGCTTCGATGTGTACATGCATAGGCTCAACACGGTCACCGGAATAAAAGAAAAAACGATATGGTCCATATCTGAATATTGTTGGCATTCCAAGCCCTTGTATAAAAATCTACATTCCCCATCGTACTCCGAACCGCCTTACTTGACTTTCATAGGTTACCATATTCACAATTTTTAAGCATAATTTTCAGCTCGGTATCCGAGAGATACTTGTTACGTTTGTTGATGTCAAGTATAAAGTACCTGTCCCTATTTACTCCGTAAGCGTATCTTCGTCAATAAACACACTTACAGCATGTGGAACATCCATTTTAACTGCCAAAGTAGCCATTCCAGGCCTCCATCAATTCAATTTGGCGTTCTTTTACGATTTTCAAAATACGACCGATTTCGTATCGGATGAACCCGCCACTATTTTCAAGTCTGATTGGGTCAAGCCAGACTTTTGCAATATTATCATCCGCTTCGACATGTACATGTACATGCATAGGCTCAACACGGTCACCGGA
This window harbors:
- a CDS encoding DUF4160 domain-containing protein, encoding MPTIFRYGPYRFFFYSGDRVEPMHVHVHVEADDNIAKVWLDPIRLENSGGFIRYEIGRILKIVKERQIELMEAWNGYFGS
- a CDS encoding type II toxin-antitoxin system PemK/MazF family toxin gives rise to the protein MNIKRGEIHLAALDPTIGREIAKTRPVVIVSNDVNNQYSGTITVLPITSKNLKKIYPFEAILSKGSGNLPKNSKVKADQIRTLDKHRIIKRIGRLSDGDMVGVDTALKIHLGI
- a CDS encoding transposase, which encodes MEGEVLMPRVSRMIVQNQTAVYHVMSRTALDGFPLEAFEKDYLLGLIKRMSSLFFTEVFGFTLMDNHFHLLVKMLPEHEFTDEAVKERLVQFYGEKRAVAWEGRLPFVRQKLASLSEFMREIKVNFTRFYNKRHGRRGYFWGDRFKSVIVEEGETLINCLAYIDLNPVRAGIVERPEDYRWNSLGYHIQTNNKENFLSTDFGLKQFSVNGEKERVRLYRQYVYETGAIPQADKPYTKTIPEKIVTEERERNFEIGRKERFLYRTRYFTDSGIIGSREFVSGTYQQFKHLFQSKHEKKPKSVKGLDGVFSLKRLSEII
- a CDS encoding DUF4160 domain-containing protein encodes the protein MPTIFRYGPYRFFFYSGDRVEPMHVHIEAEDNIAKIWLDPIRLENSGGFNRSEMGRILNIIREHQIELMEAWNGYFGS
- a CDS encoding DUF2442 domain-containing protein, yielding MATLAVKKDVPHAVSVFIDEDTLTVELEDGRTVSVPIAWYPRLLHASKEERANWRLIGKGHGIHWENVDEDISVESILTGKPSGESQASLKKWLENRNK